From the Pseudomonas baltica genome, one window contains:
- the coaBC gene encoding bifunctional phosphopantothenoylcysteine decarboxylase/phosphopantothenate--cysteine ligase CoaBC — MQRLYRKRIVLGVGGGIAAYKSAELVRRLLEHGAEVRVVMTRGGAEFITPLTMQALSGHPVHLDLLDPAAEAAMGHIELAKWADLILIAPATADLIARLTQGMGDDLLTTLVLATDATVALAPAMNQAMWRDPATQANLQLLQSRAFKVFGPAAGSQACGDVGLGRMLEPTELALCAAECFQRQTLTGKHVVITAGPTQENIDPVRYITNHSSGKMGFALAEAAVEAGAKVTLITGPVHLPTPDRVSRIDVVSARDMLAACEAAMPCDIFIASAAVADYRPEVVAPQKLKKDPTKGDGLLLQMVRNPDILATIATRSDRPFSVGFAAETEHLLDYAARKLKDKNLDLIVANDVANPSIGFNSEENACCVIDRQLHETLFAQTSKGKIARQLVAFIAVRIHQV; from the coding sequence ATGCAGCGGCTGTATCGCAAACGCATCGTTCTCGGAGTTGGCGGCGGTATCGCGGCCTACAAGAGCGCCGAGCTGGTGCGGCGTCTCCTTGAGCACGGCGCTGAAGTGCGCGTGGTCATGACCCGCGGCGGCGCCGAGTTCATTACCCCCCTGACGATGCAGGCACTATCCGGGCACCCGGTGCATCTTGACCTGCTCGACCCCGCAGCCGAGGCTGCCATGGGCCATATCGAACTGGCCAAATGGGCCGACCTGATCCTCATCGCACCCGCTACCGCCGACCTGATCGCGCGCCTGACCCAAGGCATGGGCGACGACCTGCTGACCACCCTGGTGCTGGCCACCGACGCCACCGTGGCGCTGGCTCCGGCAATGAATCAGGCCATGTGGCGCGACCCGGCCACCCAGGCCAATCTGCAACTGCTGCAAAGCCGCGCCTTCAAGGTGTTCGGCCCCGCAGCGGGCAGCCAGGCCTGCGGCGATGTCGGTCTCGGGCGCATGCTCGAACCCACCGAGCTGGCGCTGTGCGCCGCCGAATGCTTCCAGCGCCAGACGCTGACCGGCAAGCACGTGGTGATCACCGCCGGGCCGACCCAAGAGAACATCGACCCGGTGCGTTACATCACCAACCACAGCTCCGGCAAGATGGGCTTCGCCCTCGCCGAGGCAGCGGTTGAGGCCGGCGCCAAGGTCACACTGATCACTGGTCCGGTGCATCTGCCGACGCCGGACCGAGTGTCACGCATCGATGTGGTCAGCGCCCGCGACATGCTTGCCGCCTGCGAAGCGGCCATGCCTTGTGACATTTTCATCGCCTCCGCCGCCGTGGCCGACTACCGCCCCGAAGTGGTCGCCCCGCAAAAGCTCAAAAAGGACCCGACCAAGGGCGACGGCCTGTTGCTGCAGATGGTCCGCAACCCGGACATCCTCGCCACCATCGCCACTCGCTCCGATCGGCCGTTCAGCGTCGGCTTCGCCGCCGAAACCGAACACCTGCTCGACTATGCTGCGCGCAAGCTCAAGGACAAGAACCTTGACCTGATCGTCGCCAACGACGTCGCCAACCCCAGCATCGGCTTCAACAGCGAAGAAAACGCCTGCTGCGTAATCGACCGCCAGCTCCACGAAACACTGTTCGCCCAGACCAGCAAGGGCAAGATCGCCCGCCAACTGGTCGCCTTCATCGCCGTCCGCATTCATCAGGTTTAA